Proteins co-encoded in one Stenotrophomonas maltophilia genomic window:
- a CDS encoding DUF3299 domain-containing protein produces the protein MRVLRLLPMMLVLAACQRPVDTGVQALPPSPVVDHEPAAAMQEQELDWLQMMPGDELAALERGEGPQVEHNGNRRMPQFGTFRTVGAVLQRPVRLPGYVVPLATAQDGRLTEFLFVPYYGACIHVPPPPPNQIVHVLLSRPIAMPDMYSPFFLAGTLQAERLDDELAGSAYTMRDAQLRAYEP, from the coding sequence ATGCGCGTACTGCGGCTGCTGCCGATGATGCTGGTGCTGGCGGCCTGCCAGCGACCGGTCGATACCGGTGTGCAGGCGTTGCCACCGTCGCCGGTGGTCGATCACGAACCTGCGGCGGCGATGCAGGAGCAGGAACTGGATTGGCTGCAGATGATGCCCGGTGACGAGCTGGCGGCGCTGGAGCGCGGCGAGGGCCCGCAGGTCGAACACAACGGCAACCGGCGCATGCCGCAGTTCGGCACCTTCCGCACCGTGGGCGCGGTGCTGCAGCGGCCGGTGCGGTTGCCGGGCTACGTGGTGCCACTGGCCACTGCGCAGGACGGGCGCCTGACCGAATTCCTGTTCGTGCCGTACTACGGCGCCTGCATCCACGTGCCGCCGCCACCGCCGAACCAGATCGTGCATGTGCTGCTGTCGCGACCGATCGCGATGCCGGACATGTATTCGCCGTTCTTCCTGGCCGGCACCCTGCAGGCCGAGCGGCTGGATGACGAACTGGCCGGTTCGGCCTACACCATGCGCGATGCGCAGCTGAGGGCGTATGAACCGTAG
- a CDS encoding DUF3299 domain-containing protein: MNRRHLLVLAGCLALAGCGPRVDDDVTAARAAPAASAEAHDAAIERWDALRPDEVTYQRPPPQIGLSRNGMDGVGGLIDDTGSGTPPGQAIDHSSPERASQFGSSRVVDALDGRMVDLDGFVVPLGTNDAGLVDELLFVPFYGACIHVPPPPPNQIIHVTLATPIALGNLWDPYRLAGRLQIKRFDADIASASYDAAAATLTAIGT, translated from the coding sequence ATGAACCGTAGACATCTGTTGGTACTCGCAGGTTGCCTGGCGTTGGCCGGCTGCGGGCCGCGCGTTGATGATGACGTGACAGCAGCACGGGCTGCACCTGCGGCCAGCGCAGAAGCACACGATGCCGCCATCGAGCGCTGGGATGCATTGCGCCCCGATGAGGTGACCTACCAGCGACCGCCGCCGCAGATCGGCCTGTCGCGCAACGGCATGGACGGCGTGGGCGGCCTGATCGACGACACCGGTTCCGGTACGCCGCCCGGTCAGGCGATCGACCATTCCAGCCCGGAGCGGGCCAGCCAGTTCGGTTCTTCGCGCGTGGTCGATGCTCTCGACGGTCGCATGGTGGATCTGGACGGCTTTGTGGTGCCGCTGGGTACCAATGATGCCGGGTTGGTGGACGAGCTTCTGTTCGTGCCGTTCTATGGGGCCTGCATCCATGTGCCACCACCGCCGCCGAACCAGATCATCCATGTAACCCTGGCCACACCGATTGCGCTGGGTAACCTGTGGGATCCGTATCGGCTGGCCGGGCGCCTGCAGATCAAGCGCTTCGATGCGGACATCGCCAGTGCCTCCTACGATGCGGCAGCGGCGACGCTGACGGCGATCGGCACCTGA
- a CDS encoding MFS transporter, translated as MALSQPLAGAPALSRARRWALLFSVAAGLLLVTLDNSVLYTALPTLTEELSASAGQALWIINAYPLVMAGLLLGAGTLGDRIGHRRMFLIGVVVFGIASLGAAFAGSAAQLIAARAFLAVGAAAMMPATLALIGLSFHEERERNIAIAIWGSVAIVGAALGPIIGGWLLQYFWWGSVFLVNVPVVVVAFVATVLLAPEGQRDTARPWDLLSSLLALAALSGLVLAIKSLIATPPSYALGAGALLLAMVSGAAFARRQQQLPYPLLDFAIFRNPAFLAGTLSAVFTLFAMAGLQLLTTQRFQLVAGFTPLQAGLLVSVAALGSLPSALLGGSILHRVGLRPLICCGLAAGALGVAVVAFGFPHGLEWVVAGMAITGLGMGAAISVASTAILNNVPPHRAGMASSVEEVSYEFGGLLAVAMLGSLSAAMYSAFLPVSADMPALAREGFTQALHAARAGGQGEWFALAAAAYDRGYQIVLLAITVVLAAGAAIIARLLRGRVGGREGAADRVK; from the coding sequence ATGGCTTTGTCCCAGCCCTTGGCCGGTGCTCCGGCCCTGTCGCGCGCCCGTCGCTGGGCGCTGTTGTTCAGCGTTGCCGCCGGCTTGTTGCTGGTGACGCTCGACAACTCCGTGCTGTACACCGCGCTGCCCACGCTGACCGAAGAACTTTCGGCCAGTGCTGGGCAGGCGCTGTGGATCATCAACGCCTATCCGCTGGTGATGGCCGGCCTGTTGCTGGGTGCAGGCACGCTGGGCGACCGCATCGGCCATCGCCGCATGTTCCTGATCGGCGTGGTGGTGTTCGGCATCGCCTCGCTGGGCGCGGCCTTCGCTGGCAGCGCGGCGCAGCTGATCGCGGCACGTGCGTTTCTGGCGGTGGGCGCGGCGGCGATGATGCCGGCCACCCTGGCGCTGATCGGCCTGAGCTTCCACGAAGAACGCGAGCGCAATATCGCCATCGCCATCTGGGGCTCGGTGGCGATTGTCGGTGCAGCACTGGGCCCCATCATCGGCGGCTGGTTGCTGCAGTACTTCTGGTGGGGCTCGGTGTTCCTGGTCAACGTGCCGGTGGTGGTGGTCGCCTTCGTGGCCACCGTGCTGCTGGCGCCGGAAGGACAGCGCGACACCGCGCGCCCGTGGGATCTGCTGTCCTCGCTGCTGGCACTGGCGGCGCTGTCCGGGCTGGTGCTGGCGATCAAATCGCTGATCGCCACGCCGCCGTCGTACGCGTTGGGCGCCGGTGCACTGCTGCTGGCCATGGTTTCCGGCGCGGCGTTCGCGCGCCGCCAGCAGCAGCTGCCGTACCCGTTGCTGGATTTTGCGATCTTCCGCAATCCGGCGTTCCTGGCCGGCACGCTGTCGGCGGTGTTCACCCTGTTCGCGATGGCCGGGCTGCAGCTGCTCACCACCCAGCGCTTCCAGCTGGTGGCAGGTTTCACGCCCCTGCAGGCTGGCCTGCTGGTGTCGGTGGCAGCGTTGGGCAGCCTGCCCAGCGCGCTGCTGGGCGGCAGCATCCTGCATCGGGTTGGCCTGCGCCCGCTGATCTGCTGCGGCCTGGCGGCCGGCGCGCTGGGTGTGGCGGTGGTGGCCTTCGGCTTCCCGCATGGCCTGGAATGGGTGGTGGCGGGCATGGCGATCACCGGCCTGGGCATGGGCGCGGCGATCTCGGTGGCGTCCACGGCCATCCTCAACAACGTGCCGCCCCACCGTGCGGGCATGGCCTCGTCGGTGGAAGAGGTGTCCTACGAATTCGGTGGGTTGTTGGCAGTGGCGATGCTCGGCAGCCTCAGCGCGGCGATGTACAGCGCGTTCCTGCCGGTCTCGGCCGATATGCCGGCGCTGGCCCGCGAAGGCTTCACCCAGGCGCTGCATGCCGCGCGTGCGGGCGGGCAGGGCGAGTGGTTCGCGCTGGCCGCGGCGGCCTATGACCGCGGTTACCAGATCGTGCTGCTGGCGATCACCGTGGTACTGGCCGCAGGCGCGGCGATCATCGCGCGCCTGCTGCGTGGCCGGGTCGGTGGCCGCGAGGGTGCGGCCGATCGCGTAAAATGA
- a CDS encoding TetR/AcrR family transcriptional regulator, producing the protein MRTSKRDRILDAAVNVINRDGVRAVTFESVAAEAQLTRGGLLYHFPSREALLRGIDEHLVQAWEASMEALLGKRADEATALERYQTFVRVSAQSATRAELMFMLESADPEADERPWGPAVRRWAPSAPEAGRVDSTALDNFVARLAADGLWIYEAMYEGQLDEAVRAQVAERIAGLLAKNDGAAS; encoded by the coding sequence ATGAGAACCAGCAAGCGCGACCGTATCCTCGACGCCGCCGTCAACGTGATCAATCGTGACGGTGTGCGTGCGGTGACCTTCGAGTCGGTAGCGGCCGAAGCCCAGCTGACCCGCGGCGGCCTGCTGTACCACTTCCCGTCGCGCGAAGCGCTGCTGCGCGGCATTGACGAGCATCTGGTGCAGGCCTGGGAGGCGTCGATGGAGGCGCTGCTGGGCAAGCGTGCGGATGAGGCGACCGCACTGGAGCGTTACCAGACCTTCGTGCGGGTGTCGGCGCAGAGCGCCACCCGCGCCGAGTTGATGTTCATGCTCGAATCGGCCGACCCGGAGGCCGATGAGCGCCCATGGGGGCCGGCGGTACGCCGCTGGGCACCCTCCGCGCCGGAGGCCGGCCGTGTTGATTCCACCGCGCTCGACAATTTCGTGGCGCGGCTGGCGGCAGATGGCCTGTGGATCTACGAAGCAATGTACGAAGGCCAGCTGGATGAAGCGGTGCGCGCGCAGGTGGCCGAGCGCATCGCCGGGTTGCTGGCGAAGAACGACGGGGCGGCCAGTTAG
- a CDS encoding AraC family transcriptional regulator, producing MTFSADPVGRPAPDRLSSLLERFRVQAALFHSGPLCGRHDFAPQPGRAFLHILRQGQMEVRHPDGDAVLPRLKIDTPSLLLYPQPLHHVFHNAPLDGPDFTCATLDFDGGARNPIVQSLPPVMVVPLAAIGELDDTLRLLFAEADRQRCGSRLLTNRLFEVALIQILRWVVDHPDAAGVSHGLMRGLSDARLARTLVAMHQAPQDEWTLPRMAATAGMSRSAFAAVFKEVMQATPASYLLDWRLSLACAQLRAGVAVKQVAIEVGFADTASLSKAFRKRLGASPRAWLAASAAHAR from the coding sequence ATGACCTTCTCCGCCGACCCCGTTGGCCGCCCGGCGCCTGATCGCCTCTCCTCCCTGCTGGAGCGCTTCCGCGTGCAGGCCGCGCTGTTCCACAGCGGGCCACTGTGCGGGCGTCATGACTTCGCGCCGCAGCCCGGGCGCGCCTTCCTGCACATCCTGCGCCAGGGGCAGATGGAAGTCCGGCACCCCGATGGGGATGCGGTCCTGCCTCGTCTGAAGATCGACACCCCCAGCCTGCTGCTGTATCCGCAACCGCTGCACCACGTGTTCCACAACGCACCGCTGGATGGCCCGGACTTCACCTGCGCCACGCTGGATTTCGATGGTGGCGCGCGCAACCCGATCGTGCAGTCGCTGCCGCCGGTGATGGTGGTACCGCTGGCCGCCATCGGCGAGCTGGACGACACCCTGCGCCTGTTGTTTGCCGAAGCCGACCGCCAGCGCTGCGGGTCGCGGTTGCTGACCAATCGCCTGTTCGAAGTGGCACTGATCCAGATCCTGCGCTGGGTGGTTGATCACCCGGACGCGGCCGGGGTCAGCCATGGGTTGATGCGGGGGCTGTCCGATGCGCGGCTGGCACGCACGCTGGTGGCGATGCACCAGGCGCCCCAGGACGAATGGACACTGCCACGCATGGCTGCAACCGCCGGGATGTCTCGCAGCGCCTTCGCTGCGGTGTTCAAGGAGGTGATGCAGGCCACACCGGCCAGTTATCTGCTGGACTGGCGGCTGAGCCTGGCGTGCGCGCAGTTGCGGGCCGGCGTGGCGGTCAAGCAGGTGGCGATCGAGGTGGGGTTTGCCGATACCGCGTCACTGTCCAAAGCCTTCCGCAAGCGGTTGGGCGCATCGCCGCGGGCGTGGTTGGCCGCAAGCGCAGCACATGCCCGGTAG
- a CDS encoding carboxymuconolactone decarboxylase family protein has product MSRIPLIDATHTTADRQTLLGQVHAAFGATPAMFRAVANSPAALQSMWASFGALAGGRLSPLLGEQIAVAIANRNACEYCLAAHTALGRKAGASSEQMAAAQIGQSSDPATAAALVFALKVVEQRAQIADGDVQGLRAAGFDDEQIVEILAHVALNLFTNYVNVAFDVPVDFPKVALR; this is encoded by the coding sequence ATGTCCCGTATCCCCCTGATCGATGCCACCCACACCACGGCCGATCGCCAGACCCTGCTGGGCCAGGTCCACGCCGCCTTTGGCGCCACCCCGGCGATGTTCCGCGCCGTGGCCAACTCGCCGGCCGCCCTGCAGAGCATGTGGGCTTCGTTCGGCGCCTTGGCAGGCGGGCGACTGTCGCCGCTGCTGGGTGAGCAGATTGCCGTGGCCATCGCCAACCGCAACGCCTGTGAGTACTGCCTGGCCGCGCACACCGCGCTGGGCCGCAAGGCCGGGGCCAGCAGCGAGCAGATGGCGGCCGCACAGATCGGCCAGTCCAGCGATCCGGCCACTGCGGCAGCGCTGGTGTTCGCGCTGAAGGTGGTCGAGCAGCGTGCACAGATCGCAGACGGCGACGTGCAGGGGCTGCGCGCGGCGGGCTTTGATGATGAGCAGATCGTGGAGATCCTGGCGCACGTGGCGCTCAACCTGTTCACCAACTACGTCAACGTGGCCTTCGATGTGCCAGTGGATTTCCCGAAGGTGGCATTGCGCTGA
- the fdhD gene encoding formate dehydrogenase accessory sulfurtransferase FdhD — MPDPTPPHTPPAGTAQRPLHRWRGGLPQLQLDVVAEEVPVAMRYNGAAFSVMMATPCDLEDFALGFSLSEGLITAPAQLLAVEVRPQLEGIELQMTVAADAPGAALDPDEERLLPGRGGCGLCGTRQLEDVLRPLPPIRERRTYAPAALQRALAELAQHQPMNAASGAIHAAAWADASGRIGWVREDVGRHNALDKLIGALHHNEHAIDGGLLVISSRASYEMVSKAVRAGASVLAAVSAPTALAIDLARSAGLCLIGFARESGFNVYTHPERLQADEPSR, encoded by the coding sequence ATGCCCGACCCGACGCCGCCACACACCCCGCCTGCGGGCACGGCCCAGCGCCCGCTGCATCGCTGGCGTGGCGGACTCCCGCAGCTGCAGCTCGACGTGGTGGCCGAGGAGGTACCGGTTGCGATGCGTTACAACGGTGCCGCGTTCTCGGTGATGATGGCCACGCCGTGTGACCTGGAGGACTTCGCGCTGGGCTTCTCGCTCAGCGAGGGCTTGATCACGGCGCCCGCGCAGCTGCTGGCGGTCGAGGTGAGGCCGCAGCTGGAAGGTATCGAACTGCAGATGACCGTGGCCGCGGATGCGCCCGGCGCCGCGCTGGATCCGGATGAAGAACGCCTGCTGCCCGGTCGTGGCGGCTGCGGTCTGTGCGGTACGCGCCAGCTTGAGGATGTGCTGCGGCCCCTGCCGCCGATCCGCGAACGCCGCACCTACGCACCGGCTGCGCTGCAGCGTGCCCTGGCCGAACTGGCACAGCACCAGCCGATGAATGCGGCGAGCGGCGCCATTCACGCCGCGGCCTGGGCCGACGCCAGCGGGCGGATCGGCTGGGTGCGCGAAGATGTTGGCCGCCACAACGCGCTGGACAAGCTGATCGGCGCCTTGCACCACAACGAGCACGCCATCGACGGCGGCCTGCTGGTGATTTCCAGCCGCGCCAGCTACGAGATGGTCAGCAAGGCAGTGCGTGCCGGCGCCAGCGTGCTGGCCGCCGTGTCGGCGCCGACCGCACTGGCGATCGACCTGGCCCGCAGCGCCGGGCTGTGCCTGATTGGGTTTGCGCGTGAGAGCGGGTTCAATGTGTACACCCATCCAGAGCGGCTCCAGGCCGACGAACCATCTCGGTAG
- a CDS encoding FdhF/YdeP family oxidoreductase: MSEQKPPRYKPYNQPAGGWGAAGATAKVLLQQSVIGKGSKALLAMNQPGGFKCPSCAFPDADQRKKLEFCENGAKALAWEATQFRAGRELFAQHTVTELMAQSDYWLEMQGRLTEPMRYDATTDHYVPCSWDEAFALIGRHLQALDSPHQAEFYTSGRTPNEAAFLYSIFVREFGTNNFPDCSNMCHEPTSRGLPPAIGVGKGTIVLQDFEHAEAIFVIGQNTGTNSPRMMSNLVEARKRGIPIVAVNPMPERALIRFAEPQDVVQMATFGSTEITSEFVHIRIGGDLALIKGMMKVMFEREAQGERVLDHDFLAEHTVGLEALREDVMGQDWEEIVRVSGISQAQIRRCAEIYIRSKATVICYGMGLTQHQYGSRLLQQVANLLMLRGNFGKPGAGIGPIRGHSNVQGDRTVGIDEKPKPAYLDRVQQVFGFDPPREHGHHVVESIEAMLDGSAKVFIGLGGNFIHAVPDTPRAYEAMRGLELTVGIATKLNRGHLVHGRDALILPVVARSERIVTPAGEQFVTIEDAMSNVTASRGVLEPVSAEVLPEVEIVCRMAMATLPHSRVDWAGCMYDYAPIRELIAAVYPEIYTGFNTRIQQAHGFHLDIPPRRRVWPTPNGKANILLMPGLDVDDPVDDPEMLRLATVRSHDQYNTTIYSYNDRYRGVYNDRMVLFMNIEDRLARGLAKEALVSLETISADGVDRRIEGLTVLDYPMPRGALAGYYPELNPLLPLDYHDRISGTPAAKSIPVRMRAMATVSA; this comes from the coding sequence ATGTCCGAGCAGAAGCCGCCGCGTTACAAGCCCTACAACCAACCGGCCGGTGGCTGGGGTGCCGCCGGCGCCACCGCCAAGGTGCTGCTGCAGCAGAGCGTGATCGGCAAGGGTTCCAAGGCGCTGCTGGCGATGAACCAGCCGGGCGGATTCAAATGCCCCAGCTGCGCATTTCCCGATGCCGACCAGCGCAAGAAGCTGGAGTTCTGCGAGAACGGCGCCAAGGCCCTGGCCTGGGAGGCAACGCAGTTCCGCGCTGGCCGCGAGCTGTTCGCGCAGCACACGGTCACCGAGCTGATGGCGCAGAGCGACTACTGGCTGGAGATGCAGGGCCGGCTGACCGAGCCGATGCGCTACGACGCGACCACCGATCACTACGTGCCGTGCAGCTGGGACGAGGCGTTCGCGCTGATCGGTCGTCATCTGCAGGCGCTGGACAGTCCGCATCAGGCCGAGTTCTACACCTCCGGGCGCACGCCCAACGAAGCGGCGTTCCTGTATTCGATCTTCGTGCGCGAGTTCGGCACCAACAATTTCCCGGACTGCTCGAACATGTGCCATGAGCCGACCAGCCGGGGTCTGCCGCCGGCCATCGGGGTGGGCAAGGGCACCATCGTGCTGCAGGACTTCGAGCACGCCGAGGCGATCTTCGTGATCGGCCAGAACACCGGCACCAATTCGCCACGGATGATGAGCAACCTGGTCGAGGCGCGTAAACGCGGCATTCCAATCGTGGCGGTCAACCCGATGCCCGAGCGCGCCCTGATCCGCTTCGCCGAGCCGCAGGACGTGGTGCAGATGGCTACGTTCGGTTCGACCGAGATCACCAGCGAATTCGTGCACATCCGCATCGGCGGCGACCTGGCGCTGATCAAGGGCATGATGAAGGTGATGTTCGAGCGTGAAGCGCAGGGCGAACGGGTGCTCGACCACGACTTCCTGGCCGAACACACAGTGGGCCTGGAGGCGCTGCGCGAGGATGTGATGGGGCAGGACTGGGAGGAGATCGTGCGGGTCTCCGGCATTTCGCAGGCGCAGATCCGCCGCTGTGCGGAAATCTACATCCGCTCCAAGGCCACGGTGATCTGCTATGGAATGGGCCTGACCCAGCACCAGTACGGCTCGCGCCTGCTTCAGCAGGTGGCCAACCTGCTGATGCTGCGCGGCAATTTCGGCAAGCCCGGCGCGGGCATCGGCCCGATCCGCGGGCATTCCAATGTACAGGGCGATCGCACCGTGGGCATCGACGAGAAGCCCAAGCCGGCCTATCTGGACCGGGTGCAGCAGGTGTTCGGTTTCGATCCGCCGCGCGAACATGGCCATCATGTGGTCGAGTCGATCGAGGCGATGCTGGACGGCAGCGCCAAGGTATTCATCGGGCTGGGCGGCAACTTCATCCATGCCGTGCCCGATACACCACGCGCCTATGAGGCGATGCGCGGCCTGGAGCTGACCGTGGGCATCGCCACCAAGCTCAACCGCGGGCATCTGGTGCATGGCCGTGATGCTCTGATCCTGCCGGTGGTGGCACGCTCGGAACGTATCGTGACGCCCGCTGGCGAGCAGTTCGTCACCATCGAGGATGCGATGTCGAACGTCACCGCATCGCGCGGCGTGCTGGAGCCGGTCAGTGCCGAAGTGCTGCCCGAAGTGGAGATCGTCTGCCGCATGGCGATGGCCACATTGCCGCACAGCCGGGTCGACTGGGCAGGCTGCATGTACGACTATGCGCCCATCCGCGAGCTGATTGCTGCGGTGTACCCGGAGATCTATACCGGCTTCAACACGCGCATCCAGCAGGCGCACGGTTTCCATCTGGACATCCCGCCGCGCCGCCGCGTGTGGCCCACGCCCAATGGCAAGGCCAACATCCTGCTGATGCCCGGGCTGGACGTGGATGACCCGGTGGACGACCCGGAGATGCTGCGGCTGGCTACCGTGCGCTCGCATGACCAGTACAACACCACCATCTACAGCTACAACGATCGCTACCGTGGCGTGTACAACGACCGCATGGTGCTGTTCATGAACATCGAAGACCGGCTGGCGCGCGGGTTGGCCAAGGAAGCGCTGGTCAGCCTGGAAACGATCAGCGCCGACGGCGTGGACCGGCGCATCGAGGGGCTCACCGTGCTGGACTACCCGATGCCGCGCGGTGCATTGGCAGGCTACTACCCGGAACTGAATCCGCTGCTGCCGCTGGATTACCATGACCGGATCAGTGGCACCCCGGCGGCCAAGTCGATTCCAGTGCGGATGCGGGCGATGGCAACGGTCTCTGCGTGA
- a CDS encoding DUF411 domain-containing protein — protein sequence MSRSLSLGLLLGTVLTTAACARAADESSAAPVASDAAPVPAPAVVAQVDPALPVAIVHKTASCGCCGVWVDHLKAAGFQVDVRDTDDMNPIKVRLGVPVGKASCHTAEIGGYVVEGHIPAADIKRLLAERPVARGLVLPGMPAGSPGMEMPDGYVQPYTVELVRTDGSTEPFAQHP from the coding sequence ATGAGCCGTTCTCTCTCCCTCGGCCTGCTGCTGGGCACCGTTCTGACCACCGCCGCCTGCGCGCGCGCTGCCGACGAATCCAGCGCCGCCCCGGTCGCCAGCGACGCTGCACCTGTACCTGCACCGGCCGTCGTGGCCCAGGTCGATCCGGCATTGCCGGTTGCGATCGTGCACAAGACCGCCAGCTGTGGCTGCTGCGGCGTCTGGGTGGACCACCTGAAAGCCGCCGGCTTCCAGGTGGATGTGCGCGATACCGACGACATGAACCCGATCAAGGTCCGCCTCGGCGTGCCGGTCGGCAAGGCCTCCTGCCACACCGCCGAGATCGGCGGCTATGTGGTGGAAGGCCACATTCCGGCTGCGGACATCAAGCGCCTGCTGGCCGAACGCCCGGTTGCGCGGGGGCTGGTGTTGCCGGGCATGCCGGCCGGTTCGCCGGGCATGGAAATGCCCGATGGCTACGTGCAACCGTACACCGTCGAGCTGGTGCGCACCGATGGCAGCACTGAGCCGTTCGCCCAGCACCCGTAA
- the blaL1 gene encoding L1 family subclass B3 metallo-beta-lactamase yields MHLRLLAFALVATVQITHVAAAEAPLPQLRAYTVDASWLQPMAPLQIADHTWQIGTENLTALLVQTSEGAVLLDGGMPQMADHLLANMKTRGVAPQDLRWILLSHAHADHAGPVAELKRRTAAHLVANAESAVLLARGGSNDLHFGDGITYPPASADRLVMDGETVSLGGITFTAHFMPGHTPGSTAWTWTDTRDGKPLRIAYADSLSAPGYQLRGNARYPRLVEDYRRSFATVRGQPCDLLLTPHPGASRWDYAAGSKAAVNAMSCNAYADEAEKKFDAQLAKETASR; encoded by the coding sequence ATGCATCTGCGCCTGCTCGCCTTCGCCCTGGTCGCCACAGTCCAGATCACTCACGTGGCGGCAGCTGAGGCGCCGCTGCCGCAGCTGCGGGCATACACCGTGGACGCGTCCTGGCTGCAGCCGATGGCACCGCTGCAGATTGCCGACCACACCTGGCAGATCGGCACCGAGAACCTGACCGCGCTGCTCGTACAGACCAGCGAAGGTGCGGTGCTGCTGGACGGCGGCATGCCGCAGATGGCCGACCACCTGCTGGCCAACATGAAAACACGTGGGGTGGCCCCGCAGGATCTGCGATGGATCCTGCTCAGTCATGCGCATGCCGATCACGCAGGACCGGTGGCGGAACTGAAGCGGCGTACCGCTGCGCATCTGGTCGCCAATGCTGAATCGGCCGTGCTGCTGGCGCGCGGCGGCAGCAACGATCTGCACTTCGGCGATGGGATCACCTACCCGCCGGCCAGCGCCGACCGCCTCGTCATGGACGGTGAGACTGTCTCCCTCGGTGGCATCACCTTCACCGCCCACTTCATGCCCGGCCACACCCCGGGCAGCACCGCCTGGACCTGGACCGACACCCGCGATGGCAAGCCGTTGCGCATCGCCTACGCCGACAGCCTGAGTGCACCGGGCTACCAGCTGCGTGGCAACGCGCGCTATCCCCGCCTGGTCGAGGACTACCGACGCAGCTTCGCTACGGTGCGCGGCCAGCCCTGCGACCTGTTGCTGACCCCGCATCCGGGCGCCAGCCGCTGGGATTATGCGGCCGGCAGCAAGGCGGCGGTCAACGCAATGAGCTGCAACGCCTACGCCGATGAGGCCGAGAAGAAATTCGACGCGCAGCTGGCCAAGGAAACCGCATCGCGCTGA